From one Rosa rugosa chromosome 4, drRosRugo1.1, whole genome shotgun sequence genomic stretch:
- the LOC133745802 gene encoding putative invertase inhibitor — translation MNFILELHIFLYMSKKPEETMHHISFFSISLCCCLFFLIIPHENFSPITAISVDIINQTCRRCADESHVFSYDLCTTSLQAVPVSHVANLQGLALIAMELALNNASNTLQIIKNYLLMSNESLDPFVVVCLKDCLQLYSDGITTLEDAEGAFLGEHYDNANICLSAVTEASSTCEEGFKEKEGEVLPSPLTNENYNLFQLCDIALCIGHLLTLGSTFLMRSSAT, via the coding sequence ATGAATTTCATATTAGAACTACATATATTCCTCTACATGAGCAAGAAACCAGAGGAAACAATGCaccatatttctttcttttcaatctCTTTATGCTGCTGCTTATTTTTCCTTATAATTCCTCATGAAAATTTCTCACCAATTACTGCAATATCTGTTGATATAATCAACCAAACCTGCAGAAGATGTGCCGATGAATCCCACGTCTTTAGCTATGACCTATGCACAACCTCTCTCCAAGCAGTTCCGGTCAGCCATGTGGCTAATCTCCAAGGACTAGCATTGATAGCAATGGAGCTAGCACTAAACAATGCAAGCAACACGCTTCAGATcataaaaaattatttgttgATGAGCAACGAAAGTCTAGATCCTTTTGTTGTGGTTTGCTTGAAGGACTGCTTGCAGCTCTATTCAGACGGGATCACAACACTGGAGGATGCTGAAGGAGCATTTCTGGGTGAGCATTATGACAACGCCAATATTTGTCTTAGTGCAGTTACGGAAGCATCGAGTACATGTGAGGAAGGCTTTAAGGAGAAGGAAGGTGAAGTATTACCGTCTCCATTGACAAATGAGAATTACAATCTTTTTCAATTATGTGATATTGCACTGTGCATAGGCCACTTGCTTACCTTGGGTTCTACCTTCTTGATGAGGTCCTCTGCAACTTAA